The following are from one region of the Anaeropeptidivorans aminofermentans genome:
- the cas2 gene encoding CRISPR-associated endonuclease Cas2, translated as MMVLITYDVNTQTESGRKRLRQVAKQCENYGIRVQNSVFECVLDNAQWLLVKNTLEKIIDKNKDSLRYYYLGNKYQTKIEHIGAKAAIQVEDTLIL; from the coding sequence ATGATGGTTTTAATAACTTACGACGTAAATACCCAAACGGAAAGCGGCCGTAAAAGGCTCCGGCAAGTAGCAAAACAATGTGAAAACTATGGTATAAGAGTTCAAAACTCCGTATTTGAATGTGTCTTGGACAACGCCCAGTGGCTTCTTGTAAAAAATACCCTTGAAAAGATTATTGATAAAAATAAAGACAGCCTACGATATTATTATCTGGGTAATAAATATCAAACTAAAATAGAGCATATAGGAGCAAAAGCGGCTATCCAAGTAGAAGATACATTGATACTCTAA